In Quercus robur chromosome 11, dhQueRobu3.1, whole genome shotgun sequence, the following proteins share a genomic window:
- the LOC126705422 gene encoding uncharacterized protein LOC126705422 isoform X1 codes for MGKKAKSKEGSENRAKTEHSPSTVFVSNLPYSFTNSQLEETFSDVGPVRRCFMVTQKGSTEHRGFGFVQFAVTEDANRSIELKNGSSVGGRKIAVKHAMHRAPLEQRRSKQGQVVQSDDNAKSKSDKDDSASGAEKPASNLEETEKPVEARKAGTLSSNLANKEGSSEKKKAARILSSNLANKEGSSEKQKVARTLSSNLANKEGSSEKRKVARTLSSNLANKEGSSEKQKVARTVIFGGLLDADMAEDVHRRAREVGCVISVTYPLPKEELEQHGLVQDGCKMDASAVLYTSVKSANASVAMLHQKKIKGGVVWARQLGGEGSKTQKWKLIIRNLPFKAKVDQIKHVFSPAGFVWDAFIPCNPDTGLSKGFAFVKFTCKKDAENAIQKFNGQMFDKRPIAVDWAVPKKLYNSGANAVLATEDGQQDGKDMEGDSSSEDFEGEEENIGKESQQTDDIDSASDDLNITEKEDVPAEIDFNKEADIARKVLNNLITPSVKGTLPSPVDDSMLPKGNEELNSDETVGAANNLLNESGKVSGVTEPRNSSTSMASNLKQKEGEEDLQRTIFINNLPFDINNEEVKQRFSGFGEVQSFFPVLHHVTKRPKGTGFLKFKTIDAATAAVTAANVASGLGISLKGRQLTVLKALDKKSAHDKEVDKANKEVLDPRNLYLAEEGHIEEGTPAAEGVSASDLLKRKMLKREKKTKLKSPNFHISKTRLIMYNIPKSMTEKKLKKLCIDAVTSRATKQTPVIKQIKFLKDVKKGKVVTKNHSRGVAFVEFTEHQHALVALRVLNNNPETFGPEYRPIVEFALNNIQTLKLRNAKIHAQQHGIRDDQNDVKQGDDAHPDKQNSKKRKSRGDDGSVKGSVSNKEENHVFNRAATEGRGSAKKQKGNPASAKAKEFSSKEKPEGSKWNSKNQQDGRNPDSGRSLDRKMTDSDAHKSKSSEDAVVQLKKRKLQDQTEQQKKNRDLKDRRRSKKTKVPVGKDEKDKLDMLIEQYRSKYSQKRSQKSDDEKQGSRQLRKWFQ; via the exons ATGGGAAAGAAAGCGAAATCGAAAGAGGGAAGCGAAAATAGAGCTAAAACCGAGCATTCACCTTCCACTGTTTTCGTCTCCAACTTACCCTACTCTTTCACGAATTCTCAG CTTGAGGAGACTTTCAGCGATGTAGGGCCAGTGAGGCGGTGCTTCATGGTTACGCAGAAGG GGTCAACTGAGCACCGTGGTTTTGGTTTCGTTCAATT TGCTGTTACTGAAGATGCGAACCGTTCTATTGAGCTGAAGAATGGTTCATCTGTTGGAGGTCGGAAAATTGCAGTCAAGCATGCTATGCATCGAGCTCCCCTTGAACAGCGTCGATCAAAGCAAGGCCAAG TGGTTCAGTCGGATGATAATGCCAAGTCAAAAAGTGACAAGGATGATAGTGCTTCTGGGGCAGAAAAGCCTGCTTCAAACTTGGAGGAAACAG AGAAACCCGTGGAAGCCAGAAAAGCAGGAACACTTTCTAGTAATCTGGCAAATAAAGAGGGTtcttcagaaaagaaaaa GGCTGCGAGGATACTTTCTAGTAATCTGGCAAATAAAGAGGGTTCTTCGGAAAAGCAAAA GGTTGCTAGGACACTTTCTAGTAATCTGGCAAACAAAGAGGGTTCTTCGGAAAAGCGAAA GGTTGCTAGGACACTTTCTAGTAATCTGGCAAACAAAGAGGGTTCTTCGGAAAAGCAAAA GGTTGCTAGGACTGTCATATTTGGTGGTCTTCTTGATGCTGATATGGCGGAAGATGTTCACAGACGAGCCAGAGAGGTTGGCTGTGTTATTAGTGTAACTTATCCTCTTCCAAAAGAAGAGCTTGAACAACATG GTCTTGTGCAAGACGGATGCAAAATGGATGCTTCAGCTGTGCTTTATACTAGTGTTAAATCAGCAAATGCTTCTGTTGCTATGCTCCACcagaaaaagataaaagggGGAGTTGTTTGGGCACGTCAGCTGGGTGGGGAG GGTTCCAAGACTCAGAAATGGAAGCTTATTATTAGAAATCTTCCTTTCAAG GCCAAAGTGGATCAGATAAAGCATGTTTTTTCACCAGCAGGGTTTGTCTGGGATGCTTTTATTCCATGTAATCCTGATACAGG ATTGTCGAAAGGTTTTGCATTTGTCAAATTCACATGCAAAAAGGATGCCGAAAAT gCCATTCAGAAGTTCAATGGGCAAATGTTTGACAAAAGACCCATAGCTGTTGACTGGGCTGTTCCAAAGAAATTATATAACAGTGGTGCTAATGCCGTTCTTGCTACAGAAGATG GACAACAAGATGGAAAAGACATGGAAGGTGACAGTAGCAGTGAGGATTTCgagggggaggaggaaaatATTGGTAAAGAATCCCAGCAGACTGATGACATTGATAGTGCGTCAGATGACTTAAATATAACAGAGAAAGAAGACGTCCCTGCGGAAATTGATTTTAACAAGGAAGCAGATATTGCAAGAAAGGTTCTTAATAACTTGATCACACCCTCTGTTAAAGGAACTCTTCCTTCTCCAGTTGACGATTCAATGCTTCCCAAGGGAAATGAGGAACTAAATTCTGATGAAACCGTCGGTGCAGCAAATAATTTACTTAATGAATCTGGAAAAGTATCAGGTGTTACTGAGCCCAGAAACTCCAGCACAAGCATGGCATCAAATCTAAAACagaaagaaggagaagaggATTTGCAGAGAACAATTTTTATAAACAACCTTCCATTTGACATCAATAACGAAGAAGTGAAACAACGGTTTTCTGGATTTGGGGAAGTACAATCCTTTTTTCCAGTCCTCCATCATGTTACcaa GCGCCCAAAAGGAACTGGTTTTCTCAAGTTCAAAACGATAGATGCAGCTACTGCTGCAGTTACAGCTGCAAATGTAGCATCTGGTTTGGGAATTTCTTTAAAAGGTAGGCAATTGACAGTTTTGAAGGCATTAGATAAAAAATCAGCTCATGATAAGGAAGTGGACAAGGCCAACAAAGAGGTTCTGGACCCCCGTAACCTTTACCTGGCAGAG GAAGGTCATATTGAGGAGGGAACTCCGGCTGCAGAAGGAGTTTCAGCTAGTGACTTGTTGAAACGCAAAAT GTTGAAGAGGGAAAAGAAGACTAAGCTTAAATCtccaaattttcatatttcaaaGACTAGGCTTATTATGTATAATATACCAAAGTCAATGACcgaaaaaaaacttaaaaagctTTGCATTGATGCGGTTACCTCCCGAGCTACAAAGCAAACCCCAGTGATTAAACAG ATAAAGTTCTTGAAGGATGTGAAGAAAGGAAAGGTTGTTACAAAAAACCATTCTCGTGGCGTTGCTTTTGTTGAGTTTACAGAGCATCAGCATGCACTTGTGGCCCTCAGAGTTCTTAACAATAATCCTG AAACTTTTGGTCCGGAATATCGCCCAATTGTGGAGTTTGCTCTTAATAATATTCAGACATTGAAGCTACGGAACGCTAAGATACATGCTCAGCAGCATGGTATCCGTGATGATCAAAACGATGTGAAGCAAGGTGATGATGCACATCCGGACAAACAGAACTCCAAGAAAAGGAAATCCAGAGGTGACGATGGATCAGTGAAGGGTTCAGTATCTAATAAAGAGGAAAATCATGTATTCAATAGAGCTGCCACTGAAGGACGTGGATCTGCTAAGAAGCAAAAAGGCAATCCTGCAAGTGCAAAGGCGAAAGAGTTTTCatctaaagaaaaaccagaggGCTCCAAATGGAACTCCAAAAATCAACAAGATGGCAGGAATCCTGATAGTGGAAGATCACTCGATAGAAAAATGACAGATAGTGATGCCCACAAATCAAAATCTTCAGAGGACGCAGTTGTGCAACTGAAAAAGAGGAAGCTGCAGGACCAAACAGAACAGCAGAAGAAAAACAGAGATTTGAAGGACAGGAGGAGGTCAAAAAAGACTAAAGTCCCAGTGGGGAAAGACGAAAAAGATAAGCTTGACATGCTAATTGAGCAATATAGATCCAAGTACTCACAGAAGAGATCTCAGAAAAGTGATGATGAAAAGCAAGGTTCTAGACAGCTTAGAAAATGGTTCCAATGA
- the LOC126705422 gene encoding uncharacterized protein LOC126705422 isoform X2 translates to MGKKAKSKEGSENRAKTEHSPSTVFVSNLPYSFTNSQLEETFSDVGPVRRCFMVTQKGSTEHRGFGFVQFAVTEDANRSIELKNGSSVGGRKIAVKHAMHRAPLEQRRSKQGQVVQSDDNAKSKSDKDDSASGAEKPASNLEETEKPVEARKAGTLSSNLANKEGSSEKKKAARILSSNLANKEGSSEKQKVARTLSSNLANKEGSSEKQKVARTVIFGGLLDADMAEDVHRRAREVGCVISVTYPLPKEELEQHGLVQDGCKMDASAVLYTSVKSANASVAMLHQKKIKGGVVWARQLGGEGSKTQKWKLIIRNLPFKAKVDQIKHVFSPAGFVWDAFIPCNPDTGLSKGFAFVKFTCKKDAENAIQKFNGQMFDKRPIAVDWAVPKKLYNSGANAVLATEDGQQDGKDMEGDSSSEDFEGEEENIGKESQQTDDIDSASDDLNITEKEDVPAEIDFNKEADIARKVLNNLITPSVKGTLPSPVDDSMLPKGNEELNSDETVGAANNLLNESGKVSGVTEPRNSSTSMASNLKQKEGEEDLQRTIFINNLPFDINNEEVKQRFSGFGEVQSFFPVLHHVTKRPKGTGFLKFKTIDAATAAVTAANVASGLGISLKGRQLTVLKALDKKSAHDKEVDKANKEVLDPRNLYLAEEGHIEEGTPAAEGVSASDLLKRKMLKREKKTKLKSPNFHISKTRLIMYNIPKSMTEKKLKKLCIDAVTSRATKQTPVIKQIKFLKDVKKGKVVTKNHSRGVAFVEFTEHQHALVALRVLNNNPETFGPEYRPIVEFALNNIQTLKLRNAKIHAQQHGIRDDQNDVKQGDDAHPDKQNSKKRKSRGDDGSVKGSVSNKEENHVFNRAATEGRGSAKKQKGNPASAKAKEFSSKEKPEGSKWNSKNQQDGRNPDSGRSLDRKMTDSDAHKSKSSEDAVVQLKKRKLQDQTEQQKKNRDLKDRRRSKKTKVPVGKDEKDKLDMLIEQYRSKYSQKRSQKSDDEKQGSRQLRKWFQ, encoded by the exons ATGGGAAAGAAAGCGAAATCGAAAGAGGGAAGCGAAAATAGAGCTAAAACCGAGCATTCACCTTCCACTGTTTTCGTCTCCAACTTACCCTACTCTTTCACGAATTCTCAG CTTGAGGAGACTTTCAGCGATGTAGGGCCAGTGAGGCGGTGCTTCATGGTTACGCAGAAGG GGTCAACTGAGCACCGTGGTTTTGGTTTCGTTCAATT TGCTGTTACTGAAGATGCGAACCGTTCTATTGAGCTGAAGAATGGTTCATCTGTTGGAGGTCGGAAAATTGCAGTCAAGCATGCTATGCATCGAGCTCCCCTTGAACAGCGTCGATCAAAGCAAGGCCAAG TGGTTCAGTCGGATGATAATGCCAAGTCAAAAAGTGACAAGGATGATAGTGCTTCTGGGGCAGAAAAGCCTGCTTCAAACTTGGAGGAAACAG AGAAACCCGTGGAAGCCAGAAAAGCAGGAACACTTTCTAGTAATCTGGCAAATAAAGAGGGTtcttcagaaaagaaaaa GGCTGCGAGGATACTTTCTAGTAATCTGGCAAATAAAGAGGGTTCTTCGGAAAAGCAAAA GGTTGCTAGGACACTTTCTAGTAATCTGGCAAACAAAGAGGGTTCTTCGGAAAAGCAAAA GGTTGCTAGGACTGTCATATTTGGTGGTCTTCTTGATGCTGATATGGCGGAAGATGTTCACAGACGAGCCAGAGAGGTTGGCTGTGTTATTAGTGTAACTTATCCTCTTCCAAAAGAAGAGCTTGAACAACATG GTCTTGTGCAAGACGGATGCAAAATGGATGCTTCAGCTGTGCTTTATACTAGTGTTAAATCAGCAAATGCTTCTGTTGCTATGCTCCACcagaaaaagataaaagggGGAGTTGTTTGGGCACGTCAGCTGGGTGGGGAG GGTTCCAAGACTCAGAAATGGAAGCTTATTATTAGAAATCTTCCTTTCAAG GCCAAAGTGGATCAGATAAAGCATGTTTTTTCACCAGCAGGGTTTGTCTGGGATGCTTTTATTCCATGTAATCCTGATACAGG ATTGTCGAAAGGTTTTGCATTTGTCAAATTCACATGCAAAAAGGATGCCGAAAAT gCCATTCAGAAGTTCAATGGGCAAATGTTTGACAAAAGACCCATAGCTGTTGACTGGGCTGTTCCAAAGAAATTATATAACAGTGGTGCTAATGCCGTTCTTGCTACAGAAGATG GACAACAAGATGGAAAAGACATGGAAGGTGACAGTAGCAGTGAGGATTTCgagggggaggaggaaaatATTGGTAAAGAATCCCAGCAGACTGATGACATTGATAGTGCGTCAGATGACTTAAATATAACAGAGAAAGAAGACGTCCCTGCGGAAATTGATTTTAACAAGGAAGCAGATATTGCAAGAAAGGTTCTTAATAACTTGATCACACCCTCTGTTAAAGGAACTCTTCCTTCTCCAGTTGACGATTCAATGCTTCCCAAGGGAAATGAGGAACTAAATTCTGATGAAACCGTCGGTGCAGCAAATAATTTACTTAATGAATCTGGAAAAGTATCAGGTGTTACTGAGCCCAGAAACTCCAGCACAAGCATGGCATCAAATCTAAAACagaaagaaggagaagaggATTTGCAGAGAACAATTTTTATAAACAACCTTCCATTTGACATCAATAACGAAGAAGTGAAACAACGGTTTTCTGGATTTGGGGAAGTACAATCCTTTTTTCCAGTCCTCCATCATGTTACcaa GCGCCCAAAAGGAACTGGTTTTCTCAAGTTCAAAACGATAGATGCAGCTACTGCTGCAGTTACAGCTGCAAATGTAGCATCTGGTTTGGGAATTTCTTTAAAAGGTAGGCAATTGACAGTTTTGAAGGCATTAGATAAAAAATCAGCTCATGATAAGGAAGTGGACAAGGCCAACAAAGAGGTTCTGGACCCCCGTAACCTTTACCTGGCAGAG GAAGGTCATATTGAGGAGGGAACTCCGGCTGCAGAAGGAGTTTCAGCTAGTGACTTGTTGAAACGCAAAAT GTTGAAGAGGGAAAAGAAGACTAAGCTTAAATCtccaaattttcatatttcaaaGACTAGGCTTATTATGTATAATATACCAAAGTCAATGACcgaaaaaaaacttaaaaagctTTGCATTGATGCGGTTACCTCCCGAGCTACAAAGCAAACCCCAGTGATTAAACAG ATAAAGTTCTTGAAGGATGTGAAGAAAGGAAAGGTTGTTACAAAAAACCATTCTCGTGGCGTTGCTTTTGTTGAGTTTACAGAGCATCAGCATGCACTTGTGGCCCTCAGAGTTCTTAACAATAATCCTG AAACTTTTGGTCCGGAATATCGCCCAATTGTGGAGTTTGCTCTTAATAATATTCAGACATTGAAGCTACGGAACGCTAAGATACATGCTCAGCAGCATGGTATCCGTGATGATCAAAACGATGTGAAGCAAGGTGATGATGCACATCCGGACAAACAGAACTCCAAGAAAAGGAAATCCAGAGGTGACGATGGATCAGTGAAGGGTTCAGTATCTAATAAAGAGGAAAATCATGTATTCAATAGAGCTGCCACTGAAGGACGTGGATCTGCTAAGAAGCAAAAAGGCAATCCTGCAAGTGCAAAGGCGAAAGAGTTTTCatctaaagaaaaaccagaggGCTCCAAATGGAACTCCAAAAATCAACAAGATGGCAGGAATCCTGATAGTGGAAGATCACTCGATAGAAAAATGACAGATAGTGATGCCCACAAATCAAAATCTTCAGAGGACGCAGTTGTGCAACTGAAAAAGAGGAAGCTGCAGGACCAAACAGAACAGCAGAAGAAAAACAGAGATTTGAAGGACAGGAGGAGGTCAAAAAAGACTAAAGTCCCAGTGGGGAAAGACGAAAAAGATAAGCTTGACATGCTAATTGAGCAATATAGATCCAAGTACTCACAGAAGAGATCTCAGAAAAGTGATGATGAAAAGCAAGGTTCTAGACAGCTTAGAAAATGGTTCCAATGA
- the LOC126705422 gene encoding uncharacterized protein LOC126705422 isoform X3 produces the protein MGKKAKSKEGSENRAKTEHSPSTVFVSNLPYSFTNSQLEETFSDVGPVRRCFMVTQKGSTEHRGFGFVQFAVTEDANRSIELKNGSSVGGRKIAVKHAMHRAPLEQRRSKQGQVVQSDDNAKSKSDKDDSASGAEKPASNLEETEKPVEARKAGTLSSNLANKEGSSEKKKAARILSSNLANKEGSSEKQKVARTVIFGGLLDADMAEDVHRRAREVGCVISVTYPLPKEELEQHGLVQDGCKMDASAVLYTSVKSANASVAMLHQKKIKGGVVWARQLGGEGSKTQKWKLIIRNLPFKAKVDQIKHVFSPAGFVWDAFIPCNPDTGLSKGFAFVKFTCKKDAENAIQKFNGQMFDKRPIAVDWAVPKKLYNSGANAVLATEDGQQDGKDMEGDSSSEDFEGEEENIGKESQQTDDIDSASDDLNITEKEDVPAEIDFNKEADIARKVLNNLITPSVKGTLPSPVDDSMLPKGNEELNSDETVGAANNLLNESGKVSGVTEPRNSSTSMASNLKQKEGEEDLQRTIFINNLPFDINNEEVKQRFSGFGEVQSFFPVLHHVTKRPKGTGFLKFKTIDAATAAVTAANVASGLGISLKGRQLTVLKALDKKSAHDKEVDKANKEVLDPRNLYLAEEGHIEEGTPAAEGVSASDLLKRKMLKREKKTKLKSPNFHISKTRLIMYNIPKSMTEKKLKKLCIDAVTSRATKQTPVIKQIKFLKDVKKGKVVTKNHSRGVAFVEFTEHQHALVALRVLNNNPETFGPEYRPIVEFALNNIQTLKLRNAKIHAQQHGIRDDQNDVKQGDDAHPDKQNSKKRKSRGDDGSVKGSVSNKEENHVFNRAATEGRGSAKKQKGNPASAKAKEFSSKEKPEGSKWNSKNQQDGRNPDSGRSLDRKMTDSDAHKSKSSEDAVVQLKKRKLQDQTEQQKKNRDLKDRRRSKKTKVPVGKDEKDKLDMLIEQYRSKYSQKRSQKSDDEKQGSRQLRKWFQ, from the exons ATGGGAAAGAAAGCGAAATCGAAAGAGGGAAGCGAAAATAGAGCTAAAACCGAGCATTCACCTTCCACTGTTTTCGTCTCCAACTTACCCTACTCTTTCACGAATTCTCAG CTTGAGGAGACTTTCAGCGATGTAGGGCCAGTGAGGCGGTGCTTCATGGTTACGCAGAAGG GGTCAACTGAGCACCGTGGTTTTGGTTTCGTTCAATT TGCTGTTACTGAAGATGCGAACCGTTCTATTGAGCTGAAGAATGGTTCATCTGTTGGAGGTCGGAAAATTGCAGTCAAGCATGCTATGCATCGAGCTCCCCTTGAACAGCGTCGATCAAAGCAAGGCCAAG TGGTTCAGTCGGATGATAATGCCAAGTCAAAAAGTGACAAGGATGATAGTGCTTCTGGGGCAGAAAAGCCTGCTTCAAACTTGGAGGAAACAG AGAAACCCGTGGAAGCCAGAAAAGCAGGAACACTTTCTAGTAATCTGGCAAATAAAGAGGGTtcttcagaaaagaaaaa GGCTGCGAGGATACTTTCTAGTAATCTGGCAAATAAAGAGGGTTCTTCGGAAAAGCAAAA GGTTGCTAGGACTGTCATATTTGGTGGTCTTCTTGATGCTGATATGGCGGAAGATGTTCACAGACGAGCCAGAGAGGTTGGCTGTGTTATTAGTGTAACTTATCCTCTTCCAAAAGAAGAGCTTGAACAACATG GTCTTGTGCAAGACGGATGCAAAATGGATGCTTCAGCTGTGCTTTATACTAGTGTTAAATCAGCAAATGCTTCTGTTGCTATGCTCCACcagaaaaagataaaagggGGAGTTGTTTGGGCACGTCAGCTGGGTGGGGAG GGTTCCAAGACTCAGAAATGGAAGCTTATTATTAGAAATCTTCCTTTCAAG GCCAAAGTGGATCAGATAAAGCATGTTTTTTCACCAGCAGGGTTTGTCTGGGATGCTTTTATTCCATGTAATCCTGATACAGG ATTGTCGAAAGGTTTTGCATTTGTCAAATTCACATGCAAAAAGGATGCCGAAAAT gCCATTCAGAAGTTCAATGGGCAAATGTTTGACAAAAGACCCATAGCTGTTGACTGGGCTGTTCCAAAGAAATTATATAACAGTGGTGCTAATGCCGTTCTTGCTACAGAAGATG GACAACAAGATGGAAAAGACATGGAAGGTGACAGTAGCAGTGAGGATTTCgagggggaggaggaaaatATTGGTAAAGAATCCCAGCAGACTGATGACATTGATAGTGCGTCAGATGACTTAAATATAACAGAGAAAGAAGACGTCCCTGCGGAAATTGATTTTAACAAGGAAGCAGATATTGCAAGAAAGGTTCTTAATAACTTGATCACACCCTCTGTTAAAGGAACTCTTCCTTCTCCAGTTGACGATTCAATGCTTCCCAAGGGAAATGAGGAACTAAATTCTGATGAAACCGTCGGTGCAGCAAATAATTTACTTAATGAATCTGGAAAAGTATCAGGTGTTACTGAGCCCAGAAACTCCAGCACAAGCATGGCATCAAATCTAAAACagaaagaaggagaagaggATTTGCAGAGAACAATTTTTATAAACAACCTTCCATTTGACATCAATAACGAAGAAGTGAAACAACGGTTTTCTGGATTTGGGGAAGTACAATCCTTTTTTCCAGTCCTCCATCATGTTACcaa GCGCCCAAAAGGAACTGGTTTTCTCAAGTTCAAAACGATAGATGCAGCTACTGCTGCAGTTACAGCTGCAAATGTAGCATCTGGTTTGGGAATTTCTTTAAAAGGTAGGCAATTGACAGTTTTGAAGGCATTAGATAAAAAATCAGCTCATGATAAGGAAGTGGACAAGGCCAACAAAGAGGTTCTGGACCCCCGTAACCTTTACCTGGCAGAG GAAGGTCATATTGAGGAGGGAACTCCGGCTGCAGAAGGAGTTTCAGCTAGTGACTTGTTGAAACGCAAAAT GTTGAAGAGGGAAAAGAAGACTAAGCTTAAATCtccaaattttcatatttcaaaGACTAGGCTTATTATGTATAATATACCAAAGTCAATGACcgaaaaaaaacttaaaaagctTTGCATTGATGCGGTTACCTCCCGAGCTACAAAGCAAACCCCAGTGATTAAACAG ATAAAGTTCTTGAAGGATGTGAAGAAAGGAAAGGTTGTTACAAAAAACCATTCTCGTGGCGTTGCTTTTGTTGAGTTTACAGAGCATCAGCATGCACTTGTGGCCCTCAGAGTTCTTAACAATAATCCTG AAACTTTTGGTCCGGAATATCGCCCAATTGTGGAGTTTGCTCTTAATAATATTCAGACATTGAAGCTACGGAACGCTAAGATACATGCTCAGCAGCATGGTATCCGTGATGATCAAAACGATGTGAAGCAAGGTGATGATGCACATCCGGACAAACAGAACTCCAAGAAAAGGAAATCCAGAGGTGACGATGGATCAGTGAAGGGTTCAGTATCTAATAAAGAGGAAAATCATGTATTCAATAGAGCTGCCACTGAAGGACGTGGATCTGCTAAGAAGCAAAAAGGCAATCCTGCAAGTGCAAAGGCGAAAGAGTTTTCatctaaagaaaaaccagaggGCTCCAAATGGAACTCCAAAAATCAACAAGATGGCAGGAATCCTGATAGTGGAAGATCACTCGATAGAAAAATGACAGATAGTGATGCCCACAAATCAAAATCTTCAGAGGACGCAGTTGTGCAACTGAAAAAGAGGAAGCTGCAGGACCAAACAGAACAGCAGAAGAAAAACAGAGATTTGAAGGACAGGAGGAGGTCAAAAAAGACTAAAGTCCCAGTGGGGAAAGACGAAAAAGATAAGCTTGACATGCTAATTGAGCAATATAGATCCAAGTACTCACAGAAGAGATCTCAGAAAAGTGATGATGAAAAGCAAGGTTCTAGACAGCTTAGAAAATGGTTCCAATGA